The proteins below come from a single Methanothrix thermoacetophila PT genomic window:
- a CDS encoding F420-dependent methylenetetrahydromethanopterin dehydrogenase, translating to MFKIGFIKLGNIASSLVVDLALDEIAERTEIESKVVSHGPKMSRGEGERLAEEMRAWGPQMVVVVSPNAATPGPTAARSMLKGIPLIVISDGPTKKEARDAMETEGFGYIILPMDPLIGAKREFLDPAEMAIFNADALKVLSICGAVRLVQEEIDRAIASVAAGSPQLPHILATPELCAERMDFANPYARAKAIAALYMAQTAASIDAQACFRLKELEAIALAAAAGHEVIRAAARLADEARELEKSGDTVSRKPHARSGDLLVKRKLLEKPARI from the coding sequence ATGTTCAAGATCGGTTTTATCAAGCTCGGAAATATCGCGTCCTCGCTTGTTGTTGATCTCGCGCTGGATGAGATTGCAGAGAGGACCGAGATAGAGTCAAAGGTTGTATCTCACGGCCCGAAGATGTCCAGGGGCGAGGGTGAGCGGCTGGCCGAGGAGATGCGCGCCTGGGGTCCGCAGATGGTTGTTGTTGTGAGCCCGAACGCTGCCACTCCAGGGCCGACAGCTGCAAGAAGCATGCTGAAGGGGATCCCGCTTATCGTCATATCCGACGGGCCCACGAAGAAGGAGGCAAGGGATGCGATGGAGACAGAGGGCTTCGGTTACATCATCCTGCCGATGGACCCGCTCATAGGGGCGAAGCGCGAGTTCCTGGATCCGGCTGAGATGGCGATATTCAATGCAGACGCGCTCAAAGTGCTGAGCATATGCGGCGCTGTCAGGCTCGTGCAGGAGGAGATCGACAGGGCGATCGCATCTGTGGCCGCTGGATCCCCGCAGCTTCCGCACATACTCGCCACGCCTGAGCTATGCGCAGAGCGCATGGATTTCGCGAATCCATATGCGAGAGCGAAGGCGATCGCCGCGCTCTACATGGCCCAGACTGCCGCATCCATCGACGCGCAGGCATGCTTCAGGCTCAAGGAGCTCGAGGCGATCGCCCTCGCGGCAGCCGCAGGGCATGAGGTCATTCGAGCAGCTGCCAGGCTCGCAGACGAGGCGAGGGAGCTGGAGAAGTCTGGGGACACTGTATCGAGAAAGCCGCATGCGCGGTCGGGCGATCTGCTAGTGAAGAGAAAGCTCCTGGAGAAGCCGGCGAGGATCTGA
- a CDS encoding lamin tail domain-containing protein — MRAVILLVLILSCCSAADVVLNEVELGPPEGSSDWVELYNSGNESVMIGGWCVRIIDESWIGEIHIPDGVLIEPHGFYVAMGSKEWMHNNSGVVQLIDGAGNIVDESPLRTDTLANDMTWGRYPDGRDRDTAGDWGYMMGTMGAPNTVSGRA; from the coding sequence ATGAGAGCTGTCATCCTCTTGGTATTGATTCTGTCATGCTGCAGCGCAGCAGATGTGGTTCTGAACGAGGTGGAGTTAGGCCCGCCGGAGGGGTCGAGCGATTGGGTTGAGCTCTACAACTCCGGGAATGAGAGCGTTATGATCGGGGGATGGTGCGTAAGGATCATAGATGAGAGCTGGATTGGAGAGATCCACATACCAGATGGCGTTCTGATCGAGCCGCATGGCTTCTACGTCGCCATGGGCAGCAAGGAGTGGATGCACAACAACAGCGGCGTGGTCCAGCTCATCGATGGTGCCGGGAATATCGTGGATGAATCTCCTCTCAGAACAGACACGCTCGCGAACGATATGACATGGGGGAGGTACCCAGATGGGCGCGACAGAGACACAGCAGGCGACTGGGGATACATGATGGGCACGATGGGCGCGCCGAACACGGTATCAGGCAGAGCATAG